From a single Nitrospira sp. genomic region:
- the lpxK gene encoding tetraacyldisaccharide 4'-kinase, which translates to MALLQPGQPVRRGLQWVAGLYSLVTQLRLWCYRQGWFSITRLPCRVVSVGNLTVGGTGKTPVVIFLAQRLLAKGQRVAILSRGYKRTSTAPYFLVSSGSELLAGPSEAGDEPFLIAQRCPQAIVAVGADRVALGRWVLEQYPVDCIVLDDGFQHVALHRDVDLVLLDATDAAGLDALLPAGRLREPLTGLMRASAIIMTRAEVRQEVDAIRNRLRDAGPFPVPTIEVVFKPVLFVSVIGSKQESVGWGLKRKAWLVSGIGNGPSFRRSAESLGVEIVGESAFEDHHHYTPSEIVHIRQAMQGTGSEIVLTTEKDGGKLSPLLTPSDPWWMLRVGAEVVHGEEPLRALLGLPLSENGQPLEARA; encoded by the coding sequence ATGGCGTTGTTGCAACCTGGCCAGCCGGTCCGCCGTGGACTTCAATGGGTTGCCGGGCTATACAGCCTCGTGACTCAACTGCGCCTATGGTGCTATCGTCAGGGGTGGTTTTCGATTACTCGTTTGCCCTGTCGTGTCGTCAGTGTGGGCAACCTTACGGTCGGAGGAACGGGCAAGACGCCCGTCGTCATTTTCCTTGCACAGAGGCTGTTAGCCAAGGGACAACGAGTCGCGATCTTGAGTCGGGGGTACAAACGCACGAGTACGGCACCGTATTTTCTCGTGTCGAGTGGGTCGGAACTTCTGGCCGGTCCATCAGAGGCGGGGGATGAACCATTCCTGATCGCACAGCGGTGTCCTCAAGCCATTGTTGCGGTCGGTGCTGATCGGGTGGCACTCGGTCGTTGGGTGTTGGAGCAGTATCCTGTCGATTGCATCGTGCTTGACGACGGCTTTCAGCACGTGGCGCTTCATCGTGATGTCGATCTGGTCTTGCTGGATGCGACTGATGCAGCTGGACTGGATGCGCTGCTTCCCGCTGGGAGGCTCCGGGAACCTCTGACTGGATTGATGCGAGCGAGCGCTATCATCATGACTCGAGCTGAGGTTCGTCAGGAGGTTGACGCGATTCGGAACCGATTGCGAGATGCTGGTCCTTTCCCAGTACCTACGATTGAGGTTGTGTTTAAACCGGTGCTCTTCGTCTCGGTTATTGGAAGTAAGCAAGAGTCAGTGGGATGGGGCCTGAAGAGAAAGGCGTGGTTGGTGAGTGGGATCGGGAATGGCCCATCTTTTCGACGATCTGCGGAGTCTCTTGGGGTCGAGATCGTGGGAGAATCTGCATTCGAAGATCATCATCACTATACGCCCAGTGAGATCGTGCACATTCGTCAGGCTATGCAGGGCACAGGGAGCGAGATCGTTCTGACCACTGAAAAGGACGGAGGGAAACTCAGTCCGTTGCTGACGCCCAGCGATCCCTGGTGGATGCTTCGGGTTGGGGCAGAAGTGGTGCACGGTGAAGAACCGCTGCGTGCCCTGCTCGGTCTACCACTGTCAGAAAACGGTCAGCCATTGGAGGCTCGTGCATAG
- a CDS encoding class I SAM-dependent methyltransferase, which produces MSQLVGLCSIPCNLCGGKEVSILSNRSRSGKALQTVICRACGLVWSDPRPYDARQFYEDDYRLSYKQTYSPKPKHVLRAGKVALSRFEKIAQLLSSPKAVLDVGTGGGEFAYLLHALGHSVHGVEPNRGYADHSIREYDLNVQVGFVQDAAFLPESFDVVTMWHVLEHTEDPGRVLALLRSWLKVEGILVVEVPNIESTCQAPKNTFHEAHLYNFNVVSLRRLAKKHGMQEAWHVISRDGGNITMFLTRAEPLPEQPYEAEIPGNYEWVSKIVRGHSDLRRHLTPLPYLRAWERLYRALRERRETAGATNGKVLLDQLYSHSLRTYSVRQ; this is translated from the coding sequence ATGAGCCAATTGGTCGGTTTGTGTTCGATCCCATGTAATCTTTGCGGTGGGAAAGAGGTTTCGATTCTGTCGAATCGAAGTCGGAGTGGGAAAGCTTTGCAGACCGTCATTTGCCGTGCCTGCGGGCTCGTATGGTCGGATCCCCGACCGTATGATGCCAGGCAGTTTTATGAGGACGACTATCGTCTTTCCTATAAGCAAACCTACAGCCCGAAACCGAAACATGTGTTGCGCGCAGGCAAGGTGGCCTTATCACGATTCGAAAAGATTGCGCAGCTGTTATCGAGCCCGAAGGCTGTGCTCGATGTTGGGACCGGCGGAGGGGAATTTGCATACCTGCTGCACGCGTTGGGACATTCCGTCCATGGGGTTGAGCCAAATAGAGGCTATGCCGATCATTCAATACGAGAATATGATCTCAACGTGCAAGTTGGGTTTGTGCAGGACGCGGCATTCTTACCTGAATCGTTCGATGTGGTGACGATGTGGCATGTGCTCGAGCACACGGAAGATCCAGGTCGTGTGTTGGCCTTGTTGCGCTCATGGCTGAAGGTGGAGGGGATACTGGTCGTGGAGGTTCCCAATATCGAATCGACCTGTCAGGCTCCGAAGAACACATTTCATGAGGCGCATCTCTACAATTTTAACGTGGTGTCATTGCGCAGGTTGGCCAAGAAACATGGGATGCAAGAAGCCTGGCATGTGATCTCACGAGACGGCGGTAATATCACCATGTTTCTCACGCGCGCCGAACCGTTGCCCGAACAGCCGTACGAAGCGGAGATTCCAGGGAATTATGAGTGGGTGTCCAAGATTGTGCGAGGACACAGCGATCTCCGTCGCCACCTGACACCACTCCCTTACCTCAGGGCATGGGAACGTCTTTATCGAGCACTGAGAGAGAGAAGAGAAACCGCAGGCGCCACTAATGGCAAGGTGCTCCTTGATCAGCTCTATTCGCATTCGTTGAGAACCTATTCCGTAAGACAATGA
- a CDS encoding 3-deoxy-D-manno-octulosonic acid transferase codes for MADKFVMWRFLYNVLLTLAAPVVVGVLLAKPRCRAGFFQRMGWKAPPSQADGSSRPLIWIHAVSLGEVVAVAPLVKALHLRHPEYRYVVTTVTETGREAVLQRLSGIAEHRYAPLDFFWAVTGMIRRMQPILYIFVETELWPNLLWSLRDRHVPSVLVNGRLSSRSFGRQDLPLIRSFYRSMLQTLDFCLMQTERDRQRIVALGAEPDRVRVTGNIKFDQPLPVGTSDESLRRSFGLLENELLILAGSTHPGEEEILVSAYRQVAETYPSTVLMLAPRHIERADRVVTMVQEAGFTVQRKSNLRESHSGPRVVILDTRGELALAYREAAVAFVGGTLVPVGGHNLLEPAVWGTPVVFGPYTDHCAEVAALLEDAGGGHRVTGGEDLVTLLAGWLGQPETRIRVGQVAKRVVSENQGALTRSVEFIESCLRTAPSYSDRCASEGPGPLMAKP; via the coding sequence GTGGCCGACAAGTTTGTCATGTGGCGATTCCTCTATAATGTCCTTCTCACCCTTGCTGCCCCGGTTGTTGTGGGTGTCCTGCTCGCCAAGCCACGCTGCCGAGCCGGATTCTTCCAACGGATGGGGTGGAAGGCTCCGCCGTCCCAAGCTGATGGCTCGTCTCGGCCGCTTATCTGGATTCACGCCGTGTCCCTTGGTGAGGTGGTGGCGGTTGCCCCACTCGTGAAGGCGCTCCATCTTCGCCATCCGGAGTATCGCTATGTTGTGACGACCGTGACTGAAACGGGACGTGAGGCTGTTCTCCAGCGGTTATCGGGTATTGCCGAACATCGGTATGCCCCGCTCGATTTTTTCTGGGCCGTGACCGGCATGATCCGGCGCATGCAGCCCATTCTCTACATCTTCGTCGAAACCGAACTCTGGCCTAATCTTTTGTGGTCGTTGCGAGACCGGCATGTACCGTCGGTGTTGGTGAATGGGCGGTTGTCGTCGCGGTCGTTTGGCCGTCAGGATCTTCCTCTGATTCGTTCCTTTTATAGATCCATGTTGCAGACCTTAGACTTCTGTTTGATGCAAACTGAGAGGGATCGGCAGCGGATCGTGGCGTTGGGAGCTGAGCCGGATCGTGTACGTGTGACAGGCAACATCAAGTTCGACCAACCTCTACCGGTTGGTACCTCGGATGAGTCTCTTCGAAGGAGCTTCGGACTCCTCGAGAATGAACTACTCATCCTCGCAGGTAGTACCCATCCTGGGGAAGAGGAGATCTTGGTCTCGGCTTATCGCCAGGTGGCCGAGACCTATCCATCCACGGTGTTGATGTTGGCACCTCGGCACATCGAGCGAGCTGACCGGGTCGTTACGATGGTTCAGGAGGCCGGCTTTACGGTACAACGAAAGAGCAACCTTCGAGAGAGCCACTCTGGTCCACGTGTGGTTATTCTGGACACGAGAGGAGAGCTGGCGCTTGCATACCGCGAGGCTGCCGTGGCTTTCGTTGGAGGAACACTCGTTCCGGTAGGCGGACATAACTTGCTGGAACCGGCTGTGTGGGGCACTCCGGTGGTGTTTGGGCCGTATACGGACCATTGTGCTGAGGTTGCCGCACTCTTGGAGGACGCAGGAGGAGGGCATCGTGTGACAGGAGGTGAAGACTTGGTCACTCTGTTAGCGGGGTGGCTAGGGCAGCCTGAAACCCGAATTCGAGTTGGGCAGGTTGCGAAACGTGTTGTGTCGGAAAACCAAGGTGCGCTCACTCGGAGCGTGGAGTTCATTGAATCCTGTCTCAGGACGGCTCCATCCTATTCCGATCGGTGTGCATCGGAAGGGCCTGGGCCACTGATGGCCAAACCATAA
- a CDS encoding DUF374 domain-containing protein, with protein MCMDTRDHEVVDGLYRDGRNVIIAFWHAQQLMIPFGYRGPGAHALISRHGDGEIIARIIARFGHAAVRGSSTRGGAGALRALIKLGRSGRDVVVTPDGPKGPRHVAKLGVIHLAKATGLPIIPLAFACSKKNSSRVGIATWSHSHFRGGNFCTEIRSGSHGKRMRPHWRRLARNLRGSSTD; from the coding sequence ATGTGTATGGACACTCGTGACCATGAAGTGGTTGATGGCTTGTATCGAGACGGGCGCAACGTCATTATTGCGTTCTGGCACGCACAGCAGTTAATGATTCCGTTCGGATACCGCGGACCTGGGGCGCATGCGCTGATCAGCCGACATGGCGACGGTGAGATCATCGCGCGAATTATTGCTCGGTTCGGGCATGCGGCGGTTCGCGGGTCGAGCACACGGGGAGGGGCAGGCGCACTTCGAGCCTTAATCAAGCTGGGGCGATCTGGTCGGGACGTGGTAGTGACGCCGGATGGCCCCAAGGGGCCGCGGCACGTGGCAAAGCTTGGAGTGATTCATCTCGCAAAAGCAACGGGTCTTCCGATTATACCGCTGGCCTTTGCCTGCTCAAAAAAAAACTCTTCGCGAGTTGGGATCGCTACATGGTCCCATTCCCATTTTCGAGGGGGCAATTTCTGTACGGAGATCCGCTCTGGGTCTCACGGGAAGCGGATGCGGCCTCACTGGAGGAGACTCGCCAGGAACTTGAGAGGGTCCTCAACCGATTGA
- a CDS encoding UpxY family transcription antiterminator codes for MSDDSGDQDKARIEIESLHWYAVRTRSRHEKLVRDQLDKQGIEPLLPTVKRLSQWKDRRKEIEVPLFSGYCFVRFAEREKAPVQKVTGVVEIVGSANRPEAIPEQEIDALRRLITSVLPYDPHPYLHEGTKVEVIRGPLQGVEGILLRKEKRHRLVIGVRLIEQAAVVEINVNDVVPA; via the coding sequence GTGTCCGACGACAGCGGGGATCAGGATAAGGCACGCATCGAGATAGAAAGCCTTCACTGGTACGCGGTGCGTACGAGGTCACGTCACGAAAAACTGGTGCGAGATCAACTCGACAAGCAGGGAATCGAGCCGTTGCTCCCGACCGTCAAGCGGTTGAGCCAATGGAAGGATCGAAGAAAGGAAATCGAGGTTCCCTTATTTTCCGGTTATTGTTTCGTGCGGTTTGCTGAGCGAGAAAAGGCGCCGGTGCAAAAGGTCACCGGTGTTGTTGAAATCGTGGGCAGTGCAAATCGGCCTGAGGCGATTCCGGAACAAGAGATCGATGCGTTGCGCCGTCTCATAACCAGCGTGCTTCCGTATGATCCCCATCCATACCTTCATGAAGGGACGAAGGTGGAAGTGATACGTGGTCCCTTGCAGGGTGTTGAAGGAATTCTGCTCCGGAAAGAGAAGCGACATCGGCTTGTCATTGGTGTTCGACTGATTGAGCAGGCAGCAGTGGTCGAGATCAATGTGAATGATGTGGTGCCAGCGTGA
- a CDS encoding glycosyltransferase has translation MDAKVGERRQEVMQPVVSVVTPSLNHGRFLRQTIESVAAQTFRGVEHIVVDGGSTDETVKILKEFPHLRWVSERDDHVVEAYQKALSMARGQYIVQCCVSDGFLDPNWFRKCVEVLDKDEEVSLVWGFAQTMSEEGDLLNVCFQELFLDPPPQKQDFLAFWLVSGFPLPEGNYCVRSDVIRRWFPDAQSEGWLRTCPHLGFLYRFFTEGYSPYFIPAVANFGRTHHDQRSRRLSTVEKPAEAAYRNAIKEYGQSVLSGRVAHRFRNGRLQVVGQIQPHELRSLRRNMWRHRLLRSRLLRSDPYTLVMKLKGRIKC, from the coding sequence ATGGATGCCAAAGTTGGCGAGAGGCGACAAGAGGTAATGCAGCCGGTGGTCTCGGTTGTGACACCGTCGCTCAATCATGGACGATTTTTGAGGCAAACGATCGAAAGTGTCGCAGCGCAGACATTCCGAGGCGTTGAACACATCGTCGTCGATGGGGGATCGACGGATGAGACGGTGAAGATCCTCAAAGAGTTTCCTCATCTCCGCTGGGTGTCTGAACGGGATGATCACGTTGTTGAGGCCTATCAGAAAGCTTTATCGATGGCGAGAGGTCAATACATCGTCCAGTGTTGTGTCTCGGATGGCTTTCTTGATCCAAACTGGTTTAGGAAATGCGTGGAAGTCCTGGATAAGGATGAAGAGGTCTCGTTGGTATGGGGATTTGCCCAGACCATGTCTGAGGAGGGTGATCTCCTGAATGTTTGCTTTCAAGAGTTGTTTTTGGATCCCCCTCCGCAGAAACAAGACTTTCTGGCTTTTTGGCTTGTGAGCGGATTTCCATTACCCGAAGGCAACTATTGTGTGAGAAGTGATGTGATCAGAAGGTGGTTCCCTGATGCACAATCGGAAGGTTGGCTTCGTACGTGCCCGCATCTCGGGTTTTTGTATCGGTTTTTTACGGAGGGGTATAGTCCGTATTTTATCCCAGCGGTCGCCAATTTCGGCCGAACACATCACGATCAACGGAGTCGGCGCTTGAGTACAGTGGAGAAACCGGCGGAAGCTGCCTACAGAAACGCCATAAAAGAGTACGGTCAGAGCGTCCTTAGTGGACGAGTGGCGCATCGATTTCGGAATGGTAGGCTGCAGGTGGTTGGTCAAATTCAGCCACACGAACTCCGCTCGTTACGGAGGAACATGTGGCGCCATCGATTACTTCGGTCTCGCCTGCTCCGCAGCGATCCGTATACGCTCGTGATGAAACTCAAAGGGCGTATAAAGTGCTGA
- a CDS encoding NUDIX domain-containing protein codes for MNKVEIRSMYGSTVVTGMRVRVGVGVIVEGAEGAMLLERRRDCGWWGLPGGKVEPGESLIDAAVREVLEETGLTVEVTHLIGVYSDPNGRIVTYPDNGDVVQLIDVVVGARVLSGQIMCSPESEEVRFFSASQLPEEIVPPARQPIADALEARSGVLR; via the coding sequence ATGAACAAGGTCGAGATTCGCTCGATGTATGGAAGTACTGTTGTGACGGGGATGCGGGTACGCGTGGGCGTCGGAGTAATTGTCGAAGGAGCAGAAGGCGCCATGCTCTTAGAAAGGCGTCGTGATTGTGGATGGTGGGGATTACCCGGAGGAAAGGTAGAGCCTGGAGAGTCGCTTATTGATGCGGCCGTGCGAGAGGTGCTTGAGGAGACTGGTCTCACCGTGGAAGTCACACATCTGATCGGCGTGTATTCAGATCCCAACGGCCGGATTGTGACCTATCCAGATAACGGCGATGTGGTTCAACTGATCGATGTTGTCGTGGGGGCACGGGTGTTGTCTGGTCAAATCATGTGCAGTCCCGAGAGTGAAGAGGTGCGCTTCTTCAGCGCATCTCAATTGCCCGAGGAGATTGTGCCCCCGGCACGGCAACCAATTGCCGACGCACTTGAGGCGCGGAGCGGAGTCCTGCGATAG
- a CDS encoding glycosyltransferase family 9 protein, producing the protein MNVLIVRPDGIGDVLLSLPVATQLRSLLPGVTIGFLTSPTVAPLLEFHPDVDYVRTIRFTAPLSELRRAFSGGVDTAIFLKPFHRLMWAAWLARVPVRVATGYRWYSLLANRRVYEHRSEFSKHESEYNVEMLSGLQLHPGKVHPPTLVLTDQEREAGALRWTAVSSPRIVVHPGGLSARRWRPRHYRDLVVELGRAGYGVMLTGSQTERSQFEQDAPSTALLPAGAINCMGQLSIRELMAVIANAHVVVSGATGPAHIAAALKIPTVSLFDPRRNNLPVRWKPLGPGILLRPDVPTCDKCLGAICPYWDCLDRITIEKVVAAIGQALEPSSAFTILHV; encoded by the coding sequence ATGAACGTGCTGATAGTCCGGCCAGATGGTATTGGAGATGTGCTCCTTTCCCTCCCTGTTGCGACACAGCTCCGAAGCCTTCTGCCGGGTGTCACAATAGGATTTCTCACCAGCCCGACAGTCGCCCCTCTCTTGGAATTTCATCCAGATGTCGACTATGTTCGAACGATTCGTTTCACGGCTCCCTTGAGCGAATTGCGTCGTGCGTTTTCCGGGGGAGTCGACACGGCGATCTTTCTGAAACCCTTTCATCGCTTGATGTGGGCTGCCTGGCTGGCTCGAGTTCCAGTGCGCGTGGCCACCGGGTATCGATGGTATAGCCTACTGGCCAATCGACGCGTGTACGAACACCGCAGTGAATTCTCCAAGCATGAATCGGAATACAATGTGGAGATGCTCAGCGGACTGCAGTTGCATCCTGGGAAGGTTCATCCTCCCACTCTGGTTCTCACAGATCAGGAGCGAGAGGCGGGGGCGTTACGCTGGACGGCTGTGTCGAGCCCGCGTATCGTTGTTCACCCAGGGGGCCTCTCCGCACGTCGCTGGAGGCCAAGGCACTATCGGGATCTCGTGGTCGAACTCGGACGTGCTGGTTACGGTGTGATGTTGACCGGGAGTCAAACTGAACGGAGCCAATTCGAACAGGATGCACCATCTACCGCACTACTTCCTGCAGGGGCCATCAACTGCATGGGGCAACTTTCTATCCGTGAACTCATGGCCGTCATTGCGAATGCGCACGTGGTGGTATCCGGAGCTACGGGGCCGGCTCATATAGCGGCAGCGCTCAAGATCCCAACAGTCAGCCTATTTGATCCTCGGCGAAACAATTTACCAGTGAGATGGAAACCTCTTGGTCCGGGAATCTTGCTGCGGCCGGACGTCCCTACCTGTGATAAATGCCTGGGAGCGATCTGTCCCTACTGGGATTGCCTCGATCGGATTACGATAGAGAAGGTGGTCGCAGCCATCGGCCAGGCGCTAGAACCTTCCTCGGCGTTTACTATTCTGCACGTTTAG
- the waaF gene encoding lipopolysaccharide heptosyltransferase II, giving the protein MQDPPVSSVTSLDGASSSVSDRSRILLIKPSSLGDIVHTLPVVSVIKAQWPGSHITWFVKRQWADLVERVEGVDRVWPVDPTAWSWVKQGRALQTEGFDLAIDLQGLFRSAVLAYVSGAPLRIGFANGREGSPWFYTHRVPVLNPDVHAVDRYLLVAAALGIVVPKRPRFAFKVLDEDLEVVRGLFERNHLSIERPWVAMNVGARWPTKRWPLTSFSAAADLVYESYRDPMVLIGSSDDQPSVERLRELMKRPCIDLSGQIPLRCLPALLSKATVLITNDSGPMHIAAACGIPVVAIFGPTSATRTGPYGKGHHVLTGRVSCSPCFSRVCRHDPEMECLTLITPAHVADAVRPLLAAHGPSP; this is encoded by the coding sequence GTGCAAGATCCTCCGGTATCATCTGTAACTTCACTCGATGGTGCCTCCTCGTCAGTTTCGGATCGCAGCCGTATACTTCTGATCAAACCCAGCTCGTTGGGGGATATCGTTCACACGCTTCCTGTGGTGTCGGTCATCAAGGCGCAATGGCCGGGATCACATATTACCTGGTTCGTTAAGCGTCAGTGGGCCGACCTCGTCGAGCGTGTTGAAGGGGTTGATCGTGTGTGGCCGGTTGATCCAACCGCATGGAGTTGGGTGAAGCAAGGACGGGCGCTCCAAACGGAGGGATTTGATCTCGCCATTGATTTGCAGGGACTGTTTCGTAGTGCGGTTCTCGCTTACGTGAGCGGGGCCCCGTTGCGTATTGGGTTTGCCAATGGACGGGAAGGGAGTCCGTGGTTCTATACGCATCGTGTACCTGTTCTCAATCCGGATGTCCATGCTGTTGACCGATACCTTCTCGTTGCTGCGGCTTTGGGGATAGTCGTGCCTAAGAGGCCACGGTTTGCCTTTAAAGTATTGGATGAAGATCTCGAAGTTGTTCGAGGGTTATTTGAACGCAATCACCTTTCCATCGAGAGACCCTGGGTTGCTATGAATGTCGGGGCGCGCTGGCCGACTAAGCGTTGGCCGCTCACGTCTTTTTCTGCTGCTGCGGATTTGGTATATGAATCATATCGTGATCCGATGGTTCTCATAGGAAGCTCAGATGACCAGCCGTCTGTCGAGAGGCTTCGTGAGTTGATGAAACGACCATGTATTGATTTGAGTGGTCAGATCCCGTTGAGGTGTTTGCCGGCTCTGCTCTCAAAGGCGACGGTCCTGATCACTAATGATTCAGGACCCATGCACATCGCTGCAGCATGTGGGATACCGGTGGTCGCGATATTTGGGCCGACCAGTGCGACTCGGACTGGTCCGTATGGGAAAGGCCATCATGTGCTCACGGGGCGAGTCTCTTGCAGCCCATGCTTTAGTCGTGTCTGCCGTCACGATCCGGAGATGGAGTGTCTTACGCTCATCACACCGGCTCACGTGGCGGATGCGGTACGACCGCTGTTAGCGGCCCATGGACCATCTCCATGA
- the waaF gene encoding lipopolysaccharide heptosyltransferase II, whose protein sequence is MHRTLPQRILVRAPNWIGDAVMCEPALRGLRSLFPLAELTMLAKPSIAELYTGYSGVDHVLVYDDKGTHVGIAGKWALAGLLRRHYFDLAVLFQNAFEAAFLAWLAGIPRRYGYATDGRVLFLTQPVAVPRPENLVHQVEYYWNMLKPLGVSGDAPLPRLRVSTDEDRMVDGRLASAGIDSAHLMVGINPGSTYGGAKRWLPERFAEVAQRMVRQLEKEAGVCVAVAILGGRGEESLGKNIASRLDCRSIVLSGATTIRELMAVVKRCRLLITNDTGPMHIAAAFGVPIVAVFGPTDSRTTAPYGQEQSVVREPVDCAPCLLRDCPIDHRCMTRLSVDRVHETALKQISAGRITEGTVNANKLKSQEPATLAAKRSANQSGSESTVLDGYTIFLDRDGTLNSDPGYIKSPDLFELFPGVPEALAKLKRAGARLILVTNQSGIARGFLSYDDLAAIHTKLSHILDRAGASLEAIYFCPHHPDDGCACRKPNRGMIDQAVRERRVDLERAYVIGDHVRDIELAKRVGVRSILVTTGMIRPQEIEGLKASPAAPEWIASSLTDAADWVLSDAGHVSAQRNDGRVMP, encoded by the coding sequence GTGCATAGGACGCTCCCACAGCGAATCCTCGTACGGGCGCCGAATTGGATCGGTGATGCTGTGATGTGTGAGCCTGCCCTTCGTGGGCTTCGGTCGCTGTTTCCATTGGCGGAGTTGACGATGCTGGCCAAACCTAGCATCGCAGAACTCTACACCGGTTACTCGGGAGTGGACCACGTGTTGGTCTATGATGACAAGGGGACCCATGTCGGGATTGCTGGAAAATGGGCACTTGCAGGATTGTTACGCCGGCACTATTTCGATTTGGCCGTCCTGTTTCAGAACGCCTTCGAAGCGGCATTTCTTGCGTGGCTTGCCGGCATCCCCAGGCGCTATGGGTACGCCACCGACGGAAGGGTTCTGTTTCTCACTCAGCCCGTCGCTGTTCCCCGTCCTGAAAACCTGGTGCATCAAGTCGAGTACTATTGGAACATGTTGAAACCGCTCGGGGTCTCCGGTGACGCTCCGTTGCCTAGACTCCGTGTGTCGACCGATGAGGACCGCATGGTCGATGGTAGACTGGCATCGGCCGGAATTGATTCGGCACATCTCATGGTCGGTATCAACCCTGGTTCGACCTATGGCGGTGCCAAACGTTGGTTGCCAGAGAGATTCGCGGAAGTTGCGCAACGGATGGTTCGGCAACTGGAGAAGGAAGCGGGGGTGTGTGTCGCTGTAGCCATTCTCGGAGGGAGAGGGGAAGAGTCGCTCGGGAAAAATATTGCGTCTCGCCTTGACTGTCGATCGATTGTCTTGTCCGGAGCGACGACCATTCGAGAGCTCATGGCCGTGGTAAAGCGTTGTCGCCTACTTATTACGAATGATACCGGTCCGATGCATATTGCTGCGGCTTTTGGTGTCCCAATTGTTGCGGTCTTTGGGCCGACAGACTCTCGCACGACAGCCCCCTATGGGCAAGAACAGTCGGTGGTGCGAGAGCCCGTCGACTGTGCGCCCTGCCTTCTCAGAGATTGCCCAATCGATCACCGTTGTATGACCCGTCTTTCGGTCGATCGAGTGCATGAAACGGCCCTGAAACAAATCAGTGCAGGCAGAATCACGGAAGGCACGGTGAACGCAAACAAATTGAAGAGTCAAGAACCGGCCACCCTGGCAGCGAAGCGCTCAGCCAATCAATCCGGAAGCGAGTCAACGGTCCTTGATGGCTACACCATCTTTCTTGATCGAGATGGAACGCTGAACTCAGATCCCGGTTATATCAAGTCTCCTGATCTGTTCGAGTTGTTTCCCGGGGTTCCAGAGGCCCTTGCGAAGTTAAAACGCGCTGGTGCCCGATTGATTCTTGTGACCAATCAATCTGGGATCGCTCGAGGCTTCTTGTCGTACGATGACCTTGCGGCGATTCACACGAAGCTCAGTCATATTCTAGATCGTGCCGGGGCATCGCTCGAGGCCATCTATTTTTGCCCCCATCATCCGGACGACGGGTGTGCCTGTCGAAAGCCGAATCGGGGAATGATCGACCAAGCAGTGCGCGAAAGACGAGTGGACCTCGAACGCGCCTATGTGATCGGCGATCACGTCCGTGATATCGAACTCGCCAAGCGTGTCGGAGTGCGGAGTATCTTAGTGACGACGGGAATGATTCGTCCGCAAGAGATTGAAGGACTGAAAGCGTCGCCGGCAGCCCCAGAGTGGATCGCATCGTCACTGACCGATGCTGCCGATTGGGTGTTGTCCGATGCAGGTCACGTATCGGCTCAGAGAAACGACGGACGAGTCATGCCATAG
- a CDS encoding winged helix-turn-helix transcriptional regulator, whose product MNLQGKRDLLLLTEVERDGAVTQRFLAMKLGVALGLTNLYLKRLARKGYIKITAIPSQRVRYVLTPQGGAEKSRLAYLSMQHSLSHYREMRAQLRATLSLAAQQGMKRVVIYGTGELAEMAYLALREMQLTLVGFVDDGQQESFLSYPVRRSKALDQWEFDTVLVADLEESSRYQAELGRRCVPDTKILVLGPSE is encoded by the coding sequence ATGAATCTACAAGGTAAACGAGACCTTCTTTTACTGACCGAAGTTGAACGCGATGGGGCGGTAACTCAACGGTTCTTAGCTATGAAGCTAGGGGTTGCTCTTGGTTTGACCAATCTCTATCTCAAGCGACTTGCCAGGAAAGGATACATCAAAATCACCGCCATTCCGTCTCAACGGGTTCGATATGTGTTGACGCCGCAGGGGGGTGCCGAAAAATCGAGGCTCGCCTATCTCTCGATGCAACACTCATTATCCCACTATCGAGAGATGCGGGCACAGCTCCGGGCAACGCTCTCACTTGCTGCGCAACAAGGGATGAAACGGGTGGTCATCTATGGGACCGGTGAGTTGGCCGAGATGGCATATCTTGCCCTTCGTGAAATGCAGTTGACGTTAGTCGGGTTTGTCGATGATGGGCAACAGGAGTCGTTTCTTTCCTATCCGGTTCGGCGATCGAAGGCCTTAGATCAGTGGGAATTTGATACCGTGCTGGTGGCAGACTTAGAAGAAAGTTCACGGTACCAGGCAGAGCTAGGCCGTCGATGTGTTCCGGATACGAAGATTCTCGTGCTGGGTCCATCGGAGTAG